From Phosphitispora fastidiosa, one genomic window encodes:
- a CDS encoding amino acid ABC transporter permease translates to MVYDFSIVVEKFPIFIPAAVQTLKITATSIVFGVILGLVVALGRISKSRLFYYPATLYITVIRGTPILLQLFIVYFGLSEIVRLDPFPSAVIAFGTHNGAYIAEIFRGAIKSIDIGQMEAARSLGMTQFQAMRRIILPQALKRAIPPLGNQFIIATKDSSLASAISVRELLLKSQQLGSSTYRFMEYFIIAGIYYLIITTILGYLVHRLERRLAVSDRL, encoded by the coding sequence TTGGTATATGATTTTAGCATAGTAGTAGAAAAGTTTCCGATTTTTATCCCGGCAGCAGTGCAGACTCTTAAAATTACGGCGACATCAATTGTTTTTGGGGTTATTTTAGGTTTGGTTGTTGCTCTTGGCAGGATTTCAAAGTCAAGACTCTTTTACTACCCGGCCACTTTGTATATTACAGTTATCAGGGGAACACCTATTCTTCTACAGCTGTTTATCGTATATTTCGGTCTGTCTGAGATTGTCAGGCTGGACCCCTTTCCTTCTGCGGTAATTGCCTTCGGAACCCATAATGGTGCATATATAGCGGAAATATTCCGCGGGGCCATCAAGTCCATTGATATCGGGCAGATGGAAGCAGCGCGCTCACTTGGGATGACACAATTTCAGGCTATGCGGCGCATCATCCTGCCTCAGGCTTTGAAACGAGCGATTCCGCCTCTGGGAAACCAGTTTATTATTGCTACCAAGGACTCTTCACTGGCCAGCGCCATTTCGGTCAGGGAGCTGCTGCTTAAATCTCAGCAGCTAGGCTCGTCTACCTATCGGTTTATGGAGTATTTTATTATTGCCGGAATTTATTATCTCATTATCACAACTATACTGGGGTATCTGGTACACAGGCTGGAACGCAGGCTGGCTGTAAGTGACCGTCTGTAA
- a CDS encoding transporter substrate-binding domain-containing protein, translating to MFKRYFRYICLALLVVMTGVLAAGCSDDGIKIGVVTGTTFEQEANKFSKVDEVKLYKDDNFTLQELSSGRIDGVITDKLVGLTGIKEGGYDNLKLAGDLLYTETIGVAVRKEDDSLRQAINEALGEMIADGTYAEISKKYFGRDIMEGIEYKETFPDEESAADDSLDRVKEAGKLQFAMSGGYPPFNYFTENDELTGFDVEVGKEVAKRLGVEYEPVTTDWSGILEGLRAGRYDGIFGSMAITDERLEVVDFTDPYYYSGAQLIVREDSTITGPENLK from the coding sequence ATGTTTAAAAGGTATTTCAGATATATCTGCCTGGCCTTGCTGGTTGTGATGACAGGGGTTCTGGCGGCAGGATGCAGTGATGACGGGATTAAAATAGGAGTTGTTACCGGGACAACTTTTGAGCAGGAAGCAAACAAATTTTCCAAGGTGGATGAGGTTAAATTATATAAGGATGATAACTTTACCCTTCAGGAACTGTCCAGCGGCAGGATTGACGGTGTGATTACGGACAAGCTGGTCGGGCTGACAGGGATCAAAGAGGGAGGCTATGACAACCTTAAACTGGCGGGTGACCTGCTCTATACCGAAACTATCGGGGTAGCTGTCAGAAAAGAGGATGATTCCCTAAGGCAGGCAATTAATGAAGCCCTTGGAGAAATGATAGCTGACGGTACTTATGCAGAAATAAGCAAAAAATATTTTGGCCGTGATATTATGGAAGGTATCGAATATAAAGAGACTTTTCCTGATGAAGAAAGCGCTGCAGACGACAGCCTGGACAGAGTAAAAGAGGCAGGGAAGCTGCAGTTTGCTATGAGCGGTGGCTATCCCCCATTCAACTATTTTACTGAAAATGATGAACTGACAGGTTTTGATGTTGAGGTCGGGAAAGAAGTTGCCAAGAGGCTTGGGGTCGAGTATGAGCCGGTAACCACAGACTGGAGCGGGATTCTTGAGGGTCTCAGGGCCGGTCGTTATGACGGTATTTTCGGCAGTATGGCAATTACCGATGAGAGACTGGAGGTTGTTGACTTTACCGATCCTTATTATTATTCTGGGGCACAGTTGATAGTCCGGGAGGATTCAACCATTACCGGGCCAGAGAACCTGAAATAG
- a CDS encoding DUF892 family protein: MDKHRLLEKLNWFYSLEINQVDMYRKQSKKTEDPHLARALNKFAEIEQGHVENICSTIERLGANPSFLWEIAGEISGAVTGTLSSLPTREETLRFNIALETKAISDYKALMRLVGDDDIRETLWSNMIDEELHTSWMNAELMKMKGEGH; this comes from the coding sequence ATGGACAAACATCGTTTGCTGGAGAAGCTTAACTGGTTTTATTCCCTGGAAATTAATCAGGTGGATATGTACCGGAAGCAGAGCAAAAAGACTGAAGACCCGCATCTTGCCAGGGCGCTCAACAAATTTGCCGAGATTGAACAGGGTCATGTCGAAAATATTTGCAGCACAATTGAGCGGCTGGGGGCCAACCCATCTTTTTTATGGGAAATTGCCGGGGAGATATCCGGCGCTGTTACAGGCACCCTTTCAAGTCTTCCGACCCGTGAAGAGACATTAAGGTTTAATATTGCCCTGGAGACAAAGGCAATATCCGATTATAAGGCGTTAATGAGATTGGTTGGTGATGATGACATCAGGGAGACCCTTTGGAGCAATATGATTGATGAGGAACTGCATACATCGTGGATGAATGCTGAATTGATGAAAATGAAAGGAGAAGGTCATTGA
- a CDS encoding amino acid ABC transporter ATP-binding protein, with translation MVKVKGLHKSFGKLEVLKGIDLSVSEGEVVVIIGPSGSGKSTLLRCINFLEENQSGEIYIDGQLIKHRDGHINKMRQNVGMVFQHFNLFPHMTVLQNVIEGPIQVRKMSKQDAITMSEELLDKVGLADKKNVYPAMLSGGQKQRVAIARALAMQPKVMLFDEPTSALDPELVGEVLAVMKQLAREGMTMLVVTHEMGFAREVADRVIFMDDAAIVEQGIPEDVFDNPRNERTQAFLGQIL, from the coding sequence ATGGTCAAGGTTAAAGGACTTCATAAGAGCTTCGGAAAACTGGAAGTTCTCAAAGGTATAGACCTATCTGTGTCTGAGGGGGAAGTAGTGGTTATTATCGGGCCCAGTGGTTCCGGGAAGAGTACGCTTCTGCGCTGTATTAATTTCCTGGAAGAAAACCAGTCGGGAGAGATATATATTGACGGCCAGTTGATTAAACACAGGGATGGCCATATAAACAAAATGCGGCAGAATGTCGGAATGGTATTTCAGCACTTTAACCTTTTCCCACACATGACTGTGTTGCAAAATGTTATTGAAGGGCCTATTCAGGTGCGGAAAATGAGCAAACAGGATGCTATCACGATGTCGGAAGAACTTCTGGATAAGGTTGGCCTGGCAGACAAGAAAAATGTATACCCAGCCATGCTGTCCGGAGGCCAAAAGCAGAGAGTTGCCATTGCCAGGGCTCTGGCAATGCAGCCAAAGGTGATGTTGTTTGATGAGCCGACTTCGGCGCTGGACCCTGAACTGGTCGGAGAAGTTCTGGCTGTTATGAAGCAACTGGCCAGGGAGGGTATGACGATGCTGGTGGTCACCCATGAAATGGGCTTTGCCCGTGAGGTGGCCGACCGGGTGATATTTATGGATGATGCCGCAATTGTGGAACAGGGAATACCTGAGGACGTTTTTGATAATCCCAGGAATGAACGTACTCAGGCGTTTTTAGGCCAGATATTATAA
- a CDS encoding 4Fe-4S binding protein, protein MCEEHTVREPFWMKKLMLLAYGKWVDDTLDYYLFLGRMTRVPLIGRVVHFFAEQYGKYMHGGRAATADECIGVLAGARQIAIMDCSCRVKYDNCDKPIRTCIAINTGAEVLGSLRKEQLVSIEEAVRIVREAPDHGLIRSITHCVLPDQYVICNCCTCCCVPYRLRSEYGIRSAVEDGFYAAQINTGSCLKCGRCLDKCPQDAIDIDQGTIDAAKCLGCGNCFDNCPHNAIQMVVREDRKPVMLPGRAARFLMYTVFLAVILPLAGGYKLLHTSKGKLSK, encoded by the coding sequence ATGTGTGAAGAACATACGGTTAGGGAACCGTTTTGGATGAAAAAGCTGATGCTGCTTGCCTACGGGAAATGGGTAGATGACACTCTGGATTATTACCTCTTTTTGGGGAGAATGACCAGGGTTCCTTTGATCGGCAGGGTGGTGCATTTTTTTGCGGAACAATACGGCAAATATATGCACGGAGGCAGGGCGGCAACGGCAGATGAATGTATCGGGGTGCTGGCAGGGGCACGACAGATTGCTATTATGGACTGTTCCTGCAGGGTTAAATACGACAATTGTGATAAACCGATCAGGACCTGTATCGCCATAAATACCGGGGCTGAAGTCCTGGGCAGCCTAAGAAAAGAGCAGCTTGTTTCGATAGAGGAAGCAGTGCGGATTGTAAGGGAAGCACCGGACCATGGTCTGATAAGGTCAATCACCCATTGTGTGTTACCTGACCAATACGTTATCTGCAACTGCTGTACCTGCTGCTGTGTGCCTTACAGGCTAAGAAGCGAGTATGGCATCAGAAGCGCCGTGGAGGATGGGTTTTATGCGGCTCAAATCAATACCGGAAGCTGCCTCAAATGCGGCAGGTGTCTGGATAAGTGTCCCCAAGACGCCATTGATATTGATCAGGGAACAATTGATGCGGCGAAGTGCCTTGGCTGTGGAAACTGTTTTGACAACTGCCCCCACAACGCGATACAAATGGTGGTGCGGGAGGACCGGAAACCTGTGATGCTGCCCGGCAGAGCCGCAAGATTCCTGATGTATACCGTCTTTCTGGCAGTAATCCTGCCCCTGGCTGGGGGGTATAAACTACTGCATACATCGAAGGGGAAACTATCCAAATAA
- the sleB gene encoding spore cortex-lytic enzyme: protein MREFKLSRLLVVSLLVLTVFSGGLIYSRTISAQTPKLNWGSSGADVSKVQTKLRDWGYYKGAVDGVYGGGTVNAVKKFQAKNGLAADGIVGPATWEALGFTVSRPDGYQPSRGISARDDIYLLARVVNGEAANEPHLGKVAVAAVILNRVESDKFPNTLAGVIYQPHAFESITNGIANAQPSQDSVKAAQDAMNGWDPSQGALFFWNPAKPVSSWIWSRPIITEIGGHVFAR, encoded by the coding sequence ATGCGGGAGTTTAAACTTAGTAGGTTATTAGTAGTTTCTTTGCTGGTGTTGACGGTTTTTTCGGGAGGATTAATATATTCCCGGACTATTTCAGCCCAGACTCCAAAGCTGAACTGGGGTTCCTCCGGAGCTGATGTTTCCAAGGTCCAGACAAAACTCAGGGACTGGGGTTATTACAAAGGGGCGGTTGACGGGGTATACGGCGGTGGTACTGTAAATGCGGTAAAAAAATTTCAGGCCAAAAACGGCCTGGCTGCAGACGGGATAGTTGGTCCTGCCACATGGGAAGCCCTGGGGTTTACTGTAAGCCGTCCAGACGGATACCAGCCTTCAAGGGGTATTTCCGCCAGGGATGATATATATCTCCTGGCAAGGGTAGTCAACGGGGAAGCGGCAAATGAACCACACCTCGGAAAAGTTGCGGTGGCAGCAGTGATTTTAAACAGGGTCGAAAGCGATAAGTTTCCCAATACTCTGGCAGGGGTTATTTACCAGCCACATGCCTTTGAATCCATAACCAATGGAATAGCCAATGCGCAGCCCTCCCAGGATTCGGTCAAGGCTGCTCAGGATGCCATGAATGGATGGGATCCTTCTCAGGGGGCATTGTTTTTTTGGAATCCCGCGAAACCCGTGAGCAGTTGGATATGGTCAAGGCCCATTATAACCGAAATAGGAGGTCATGTGTTCGCCAGGTAA
- the ypeB gene encoding germination protein YpeB has translation MRKWWMIPALAAVLAIGGLAYWGYGLAQDRDQIVTYMNNNNQRAFYQLVDHVENMEVMLSKGLVSNSPSQRMMIFSDVWQESYAARETLAQIPVTGPSLTRTSTFLTQTGDYVWSLAKRFVRGDEIKAEEIDKLNRLHTEAGYLAAELENIEKMAADRRLTWGEIKSKSEDMGQDVNVPRGLENINRKMEDFPTLIYDGPFSDHIINRKPQSLTGSAVSRDQAGTAARRFVETGTSKKFRVVNTEEVNGIIPAYRIYLASQRQVKPSVTVDISKKGGHTLFMLNNRVVNKAATSSDKAVSLARSFLEKRNIDNMAPTYFIEQQNTGIVIFEYEQDGILIYPDLMKVKVALDTGEIVGFEGTGFLMNHQNRQLPKPKLSEREALSKVNPDLKISSKRLAVIPRENLEEVLVYEFKGTLEEDSFIIYINAMTGDEEQILKVIETNGGPMMM, from the coding sequence TTGAGGAAATGGTGGATGATTCCTGCCCTGGCTGCTGTGCTGGCCATAGGCGGGCTGGCATACTGGGGATACGGATTAGCTCAGGACAGGGACCAGATTGTCACTTATATGAACAACAATAACCAAAGGGCGTTCTACCAGTTGGTGGACCATGTGGAAAATATGGAGGTCATGCTTTCCAAGGGCCTGGTCTCAAACTCACCCTCACAGCGGATGATGATTTTTTCCGATGTTTGGCAGGAATCCTATGCAGCCAGGGAAACCCTGGCACAGATACCGGTCACAGGACCCAGCCTGACCCGAACCTCTACCTTCCTTACCCAGACCGGAGATTATGTCTGGTCACTGGCCAAGAGATTTGTCAGGGGTGATGAGATCAAGGCTGAAGAAATCGACAAACTGAACAGGCTGCATACTGAAGCCGGGTATCTTGCCGCTGAGTTGGAGAACATAGAGAAAATGGCTGCTGACAGGAGGCTTACCTGGGGGGAAATCAAGTCAAAGTCTGAAGATATGGGCCAAGATGTCAATGTTCCCAGGGGACTTGAAAATATTAACCGGAAAATGGAGGACTTTCCCACCTTGATTTATGACGGTCCATTTTCAGACCACATTATCAATAGAAAGCCCCAGAGTCTTACCGGCAGCGCAGTCAGCAGGGATCAGGCCGGGACCGCTGCCCGGAGATTCGTGGAGACAGGGACTTCCAAAAAATTCAGGGTGGTAAATACTGAAGAGGTTAATGGCATCATTCCTGCCTACAGGATTTATCTGGCTTCACAGCGGCAGGTAAAACCATCGGTAACGGTTGATATATCCAAAAAAGGCGGACATACGCTGTTTATGCTGAACAACAGAGTGGTTAACAAGGCCGCGACATCTTCCGATAAGGCTGTTTCACTGGCCCGGAGTTTTCTGGAAAAGCGGAATATAGATAATATGGCGCCGACATACTTTATTGAACAGCAAAATACGGGAATAGTTATTTTTGAATATGAACAGGACGGGATACTGATTTACCCCGACCTGATGAAAGTAAAAGTCGCTCTGGATACCGGAGAAATAGTCGGCTTCGAAGGCACCGGGTTTCTGATGAATCACCAAAACAGGCAGCTTCCCAAACCGAAATTGAGTGAGCGGGAAGCCCTATCAAAAGTAAATCCTGACCTGAAAATAAGTTCCAAAAGGCTGGCGGTGATTCCCCGGGAAAACCTGGAGGAAGTGCTGGTATATGAATTCAAGGGCACCCTCGAGGAAGACAGCTTCATTATTTACATTAATGCTATGACAGGTGATGAGGAGCAAATACTCAAAGTCATTGAAACCAATGGTGGACCAATGATGATGTAA